The genomic stretch CGCGGGCCCTGATCGCCGTCACTGTCAGCGCCGCTGCATTCGCGACGGCCGGCAGCGCGCACGCCGAGCCGCAGGGTTTCCTTGAAACCGTCAAGCATCACACCACGCTGATCAACACCGTGCCGGAAAACGGCGACCAGAATCCGTACGCGGTCGTGGTCGCGCCGGTCACGGCAGGCACCGTCAAGCAAGGCGACGTGCTGGTCGGCAACTTCAACAACTCGACCAATCTGCAAGGCACCGGCAGCACGATCGTCAACTATCACCCGGACACGAAGCAGATGACGGTGTTCGCCACGGTGCCGCGCGATCTGAAGGAATGCCCGGGCGGCATCGGCCTGTCGACCGCGATGACGATGCTCAAGTCGGGCTACGTGATCGTCGGCAGCACGCCGAGCAACGACGGCACCACCGGCACCAAGGGCGCCGGCTGTCTGATCGTGATCGATCCGAACGGCAAGGTCGCCTCGAGCATCGTCAGCCCGAACATCAACGATCCGTGGGGCAACATGGCGGTCGTCGATAACGGCAGCAGCGCGACGCTGTTCGTCAGCAACGCCGGCTTCGGCGTGGGCGACGCGAACGGCAATCCGCCGGTATTCAAGCAGGCCACCGTGCTGCGTCTGGACCTCGACGTGCCGGCCGGTAAGCCGCCGGTCGTGAAGAAGGAAACGGTCGTGGGCAGCGGCTTCGGCGCGCAGGCCGACAAGGGCGTGTTCCTCGTCGGTCCGACCGGCCTCGCGCTGTCGGCCGATCAGAAACTACTGTACGTGTCCGATGCGATCGGCAACCGCGTCACCGAAATCGACGATCCGATGACGCGTGACACCAGCGCCGGCGTCGGCCGCCAGTTGACCGCCGACGGCCTGCTGCATCGACCGCTGGCAATGGTCACCGCGCCCAACGGCCACCTGCTGGTCACGAATGCGTTGAACGGCCAGGTCGTCGAAATCGATCCGGCCAGCGGCAAGCAACTCTACGCCCGCTGGATCGACACCGACAAGGCGCAATCGCCTCCCGGCAACGGCGACCTGTTCGGCATCGCGATGACACCGGAAGGCGACGGTTTCTATTACGTGCAGGACGACGTGAACACGCTGGTGCTGGCGAAGTAAGTGACGCAACCAGGCGACGCAGATAAACGACGCAAACCCCGCAAAACCCAAGGCCAAATAAAGGCTAAGTAACCATGGCAAACGATCATCCGTCGCGGCCTGCAAGGCGCGGCTTTCTCAAAGCGGGCGGCGCAGCGGTAGCGGCCGGTGCGAGCCTCGGCGCGGGTCTGGGTACGCCCCAGGCCGCGCTCGGCAAGACGCCCGCGCACAATGCCGATCCGCAAATGGCAGTCGAGCCGTTCTATGGCGCGCATCAAGGCGGCATCGTCACGCCGCAGCAGAGTCACACGTACGTGGCCGCGCTCGATCTGACCACCGACAAGCGCGACGACGTCATCGCGCTGCTGCGTGCCTGGACCGACGCCGCCGCACGCCTGACGCAAGGCGCCACGGCCGCGCCGTTGCCCCCGGGCGACGTGGGCGGAGACAAGGCCGCGCCCGATTCCGGCGATGTGCTCGGTCTCGGCCCCGCCGGTTTGACAATCACGTTCGGCTTCGGCCCGGGCCTCTTCACGCATGAAGGCAAGGACCGCTACGGCCTCGCTGCGCGCCGCCCTGCCGCGCTTGTCGATCTGCCGCGTTTTAACGGCGACCAGCTGATCGCCGAGAAAACCGGCGGCGACCTGTTCATCCAGGCATGTGCGAACGATCAGCAAGTCGCTTTCCACGCGGTGCGGCAACTGGCACGCCTCGGCTACGGTGTCGCGACCATGCGTTGGGGCCAGTCCGGCTTCCTGTCGGGTCCGCGCGGTCAGACGCCGCGCAATCTGATGGGCTTCAAGGACGGCACCAATAATCCGTCGACCGCCAAGCCGCAGTTGATGAACGAGTTCGTGTGGGCCGGCGCCACTGCCGACGCACCGTGGATGGAAGGCGGCACCTACACCGTCGTGCGCCGCATCCGTATCACGCTCGAACACTGGGACAACACCGAACTGGGTTTCCAGGAACAGGTGTTCGGCCGTCACAAGTACAGCGGCGCGCCGATCGGCAAGAAGAACGAGTTCGACCCGGTGGACCTCAAGGAAGAGGACAAGGACGGCAATCCTGTCATTCCGGAGAACTCGCACGTGCGTCTGTCGAATCAGGCGAGCAACAACGGTGCGCAGATTCTGCGCCGCTCGTACTCGTACAACGAGGGCACGAACTTCTACATCGAGCGCTGGCCGCCATGGCGCCAGGAAACCGAATACGACGCGGGACTGATTTTCGTCGCCCACCAGAGCGATCCGCGTACCGGCTTCATTCCGATCAACGACAAGCTCGCGAAGTTCGACATGATGAACCAGTTCACGACGCACGTAGGCAGCGCGGTATTCGCGGTGCCGCCGGGCGCGAAGCCGGGTTCGTATATCGGCGCGGGGCTGTTCGAGACATAATGGCAGCCGCCAGACGATCAGCAAAATAAGCAGCAGAGAAGATCAACTATTACATCATCTATGGACTTTAGGATCATGGCTCATTCCTGGTTTGTCACCCGCCTGCGCATCGTCAGCAGCGCAGGCGCGCTCACGCTGGCCGCACTCGGCACCGCACCGACGGCGGCTCACGCTGCGTCGATCACGCTGTACAACGCGCAGCACGAACAGGTCGTCAATCTGCTCGCCAAAGACTTCGAAAAGCAGTCCGGCATTTCGGTGAAGATCCGCAACGGCGAAGGCCCGGCGATGGCCGCGCAACTCGTCGCGGAAGGCGCCGCCACGCCCGCCGACGTGTACTTCACGGAAAACTCGCCCGAGCTGACGCTGCTCGAAGAGAAAGGCCTCTTGAACAAGGTCGACGGCTCGACCCTCGCCACCGTGCCGGCGCGCTTCAACTCGCCGACCGGCGCGTGGGTCGGCGTGACCGCGCGTGAAAGCGTGCTGGCCTACAACACGAGCAAGCTGCAAGCATCGCAACTGCCGCAATCGCTGTTCGACCTGGTCAAGCCGGAATGGAAAGGCAAGGTCGGCATTGCACCGAGCGACGCCGACTTCCTGCCGCTCGTGAGCGCCGTACTCGCGCTGAAGGGCGAAGCGCAAACCGTCCAATGGCTGAAGGGCCTGAAAGCCAACGCGCAGATTTTCGACGACGAAGAAGGCGTGGTCGCCGCCGTCAATCGCGGCGGCGTGGCCACCGGTGTGGTCAACAACTACTACTGGGACCGTCTGCACGCCGAACTCGGCGACGCGAAAACCCGCAGCGCGGTTCATCACTTCGGCAACGGCGATGTCGGCGCGCTGGTGAACGTGTCGGGCGCGGCAGTGCTGAAGTCCGCGCACAACACGGACGGCGCGCAGAAGTTTCTCGCCTATCTGGTCAGCGAACGCGCGCAAAAGTTGATGGCGAACAGCCACGTCATGTTCGAATATCCGCTGCATGCGGGCGTCGCGCCGGACCCGATCCTCAAGCCGTTCGCCGAACTGAGCCCGCCGTCGCTGACGATCCAGCAACTCGGCGACGACAGCCAGGCCGGCAAGCTGCTGCGTCAGGCAGGCTTGCTGTAAATGAGCGATGCCGTGTCAGCCGGGCCACCGGCTGTAACTCCCACCCCGGCGCGCGCCCACTCGCGCGCGCCGCGCGGTTTGTTTGCGGCAGCAACACTCAGCGCTTTGCTGGTGTTGCTGCCGATTGCGTTTACCTTCTGGCGGGCGGCAAGCTTCGGGATCGGCGAGGCGGTCGACCTGATAGTCCGGCCATTGGTGGGTGAACTGCTGGTCAACACGCTGCTGATCGCCGTGTCGACCACGCTTGTCTCCGCTGTCATCGGCACGGCGGCCGCATGGTTCGTCGAACGCACGCATTTGCCGGGACGCCGTGCGTGGGCCGTGCTCACTGCCGCGCCGCTCGCGATGCCGGCCTTCATCTCGAGCTATGCGTGGGTGTCGTTGAGTCTCGATTTACAGGACTTCGCGGGGGCGTTGCTGGTGCTGACGTCCGCGTACTTCCCGCTGGTCTATCTGCCGGTGGCCGCCGCGTTGCGCGGCATGGACCCGGCGCTCGAAGAAAGCGCGCGCGCGCTCGGCTGCAACCGCTGGACAACTTTCATTCGCGTGGTGCTGCCGCAATTGCGCCCGGCGCTGCTCGGCGGCATGTTGCTGGTTGCGCTCGGCGTGCTGTCCGAATTCGGCGCGTTCACGCTGCTGCGCTTTCGCACATTCACGACGCAAATCTACGCGGAATATCGCACCAGTTTCGATGGCGGCGGTGCTTCGCTGCTCGCCTGCCTGCTGATCGTGATCTGCCTTATCGTGCTCGCGTTCGAGTTCCGTGTGCGCGGCGCGGCGCGTTATGAACGCTTCGATCGCGGCACGCGTCGCGCGGTGCTGCGCTACGAACTCGGCGCATGGCGCTGGATCGTGGTGGCCGGCTTCGCCGCGCTGGCGATCGCAACGCTCGGCGTGCCGCTCGGCATGATCGGCTACTGGCTCACGCAGCCGGGCGCTGCCGCCGTCACACCGGCTGACGTGTCACCCGAGTTGCTGTTCAACGCGACGATCTCGTCGCTTGGATTCGGCCTCGCCGCCGCGGCACTGACCACGCTGCTGGTCCTGCCGCTCGCGTTCCTGCTGGTGCGCTATCCGACGCGTTTCGCGACGCTGTTCGAACGCACGGTGTTTCTCGCCCAAGGCATTCCGGGTCTGGTGATCGCGCTGGCGATCGTCTCGCTCGCGGTGCACGCACTGCAACCGCTTTATCAAAGCACGACACTGCTGATCATCGCATATGCGATCCTGTTCATGCCGGTTGCGTTGGTGAGTGTGCGCGCCGCCCTGATGCAGGCACAACCGCGCCTTGAAGAGACAGCCCGCGCGCTCGGCCTCGGCTGGTCGCAGACTGTGTTCCGCGTGTTGTTGCCGCTTGCCGGCCCGGGGCTCGGCGCCGCAGCGGCGATGGTGTTCATCTCGGTCGTCACCGAACTCAACGCGACGTTGCTGCTCTCGCCCATCGACACCCAAACGCTCGCGACACAAGTCTGGGCCGACACGTCGACGATGGCCTTCGCCGCCGCCGCGCCGTATGCGGCACTGCTAACCGGCATTTCGCTGTTCGCCTCCGGCCTGCTGTTCGCGCTGCTCGGCAAATCGGCGCTGCTCGGCGAACGCAGTTGACGCACCTCGCTTTTCTCATCGGATTCTCATGAGCGAACTTCGTATCCGCGGACTGCAAAAATCGTTCGACGGCCATCCGGTGCTGCACGGCATCGATCTGTCCATCGAGCGCGGCACGCTCCTCGCGCTGCTCGGGCCATCCGGCAGCGGCAAGACCACTTTGCTGCGCCTCTTGTGCGGCTTCGAACGCGCGGACAGCGGCACCGTCGAAATCGACGGGCGCCGCGTGGCCGGCGAGAACCTGCATGTCCCGTCCGAACAACGCCGCATCGGCTACGTGCCGCAGGAAGGCGCGCTGTTTCCGCATCTTTCCGTGGCGGACAACATCGTGTTCGGCCTGCCGCGCGCGCAACGCCGTGCGCGTCATCGCGTGGCCGAATTGCTCGAGCTGGTCGGCTTGCCGGCGAACTTCGGCGAGCGCGCGCCGCAGCAACTGTCCGGCGGGCAGCAGCAGCGTGTCGCACTGGCGCGAGCGCTCGCGCCCTCGCCGACGCTGGTGATGCTCGACGAACCGTTTTCGTCGCTCGACGCGGCATTGCGGCTTGAAACGCGGCAAGCGGTGGTGAGCGCGCTGGCCGCGACCGGCGCGACAGCCGTGCTGGTCACGCACGATCAGTCGGAAGCGCTATCGCTCGGCCATGAAGTCGCAGTGCTATGGCAAGGCAAGCTGATTCAGACAGCGACGCCGGAGACCTTGTATCGGCGGCCTGTCACGCGAGAACTGGCGTCGTTTGTCGGCGAGGCGGTGTTGTTGCCGGGCGTGGTCGAACAGGATCGCGTGACGTGCGAATTGGGTGAACTGCCCTTATGCGCGCCGATGGGTCATGGCGCCGTCGACGTGATGGTGCGCCCTGAACAGATCCGTCTGCTGCGCGCGGACGAAACGATGCCGAATGGTGCGGCGTCGTATGAAGCTGTCGTGCAGGACGTGATCTTCCAGGGGCAGGACGCAGGTGTTTCGCTGCAATTGCAGTCGCCCGCGCAGACCGTGGTGCGCGCGCGCGTGCCGGGCTACCTGACGCCGCGGCCGGGCGAGCATGTGCGGCTCGCCGTCGACGGTGATGTGACGGCCTATGCCCGCGGATAATTGACACAAATAAGTGACAAAAATAAGCGACGCAACCAAGCAACACAGTTAAGCGACGCTGCGATGCGTTACCTATCAGCCGTTACGCGGACGCCGCCACACCGGGCGCGCGCGTCTGCGGACGCAGCGACAAGTCCTGCACCATCTGCGCGGCCAGATAGTCGCACGTGGGCCGGTCCGATTTGGCGCTGCGCGCCACCACGATTTCCAGCGGCGCGATTCTCGGCAAACCTTGCGCTTCGCCGAGAATCGCCAGCCGCGACGGCACGCTGCAACGCGTCAGCGCAATCACCGACAATCCCGCATCCACGGTCGCCACGAGACCCATCAGACTCGCGCTGCTGAACGCGGCCCGATAACGGATTCGCGCGCCGTCGAGTGCCGCCAGCGTATGCTGCCGCGCGACACATCCAGGCTCGTAGAGTCCCACCGGCAACGGCGACGCCGCCAGCACCGGTGTATCCACCGAAGCCCCCACCCACACCATCGGCTCGCTGCGCACGAATTCGCCGCGCAACTTGCGGTCGCGCGTGACGAAGGCGAGATCGATCTTGTTATCGGCCAGCATCGGCGCGAGCGACGTGCTCTGCGCGCAGACGATCTCGATCTCCACGTGCGGATACAGATTCGAAAAGCGCCGCAATACCGGCGACAGCAACGACGACACGTAGTCGTCCGGCGCGCCGAGCACCACGCGCCCGGTCACCTCGGGCCGCACGATCGCCGACCATGCTTCCTCATGCAAAGCCAGCACTCGCCGCGCGTACTCGAGCAGCGTGTTGCCGGGCCGCGTGAGCGAGAGATTGCGCGTGTTGCGGGCGAACAGCGTGGTGCCGAGCATGGTTTCGAGCCGCTTGATCTGCATGCTGACCGCCGCCTGCGAGCGGTGCACGGTTGCCGACGCCTTCGTGAAGCTGCCCGTTTCCACCACCGCGAGGAAAGTCCGCAGCAGATCGACGTCGAATTCGGGGTGCATGATTTATCAATCCAGCTTATGGAATTTCTCAATTTAATTCGTTTGTCGGTGCCATGCAAGCCACGCGATACTTGGGACTCACTGCCACGGAGCCGCTTCGCATGTCCCTCACCCCACGTCAACAAGGCGCCATCACGCTGGCCAGCGGCGGGCTATTGATGGGCACGCTCGGCATCTTCGTCGAGGAAGCGCGGCTCGGTGCGCTCACGCTGGTGTTCTTTCGCTGCCTGTTCGGTTTTCTTGCGCTGGCCGCGTATTGCGCGTGGAAGGGCTTTTTCACGCGCCAGCATTTCACGCGGCGCACCGTCGTGCTGGCGCTGATCTCCGGCCTGTTGATGGTCACGCAGTGGGTCGGCTTCTTCGATGCGATTCATCGCACCAGCATCGCGGTCGCGACGGTTGTGTTTCACGTACAGCCATTCTGGGTCGTGCTGATCGGCGCGGCGCTCTTCAACGAGCGACTCGGGATGGACCGGCTCGGCTGGATCGCGACTGCGTTCGTCGGGCTCATACTCGCGTCGGGCGTCGCGGCGACCGACAATCTGCAAGGACACACGAGCTATCTGATCGGCATCGGCGAAGCGTTGGCAGGCTCGGTGCTGTATGCGAGCGTCACGCTGATCGCCAAAGGGCTCGGCAGTTTACGGCCGCACCTGCTGACGCTCGCACAGTGCTTTGTCGGCGTGGTGTGTCTGCCGTTCATTGCGCCGCTCACCGCCGTGCATATCGGGCCGATGCAGTGGTTCTGGCTGGTCGGCATGGGTGTGCTGCACACGGGGCTGTCGTATGTGCTGATTTACGGCGCGCTGCCCAAGCTGACGACGCCGGTCATCGCCGTGTTGCTGTTCGTGTATCCGCTGACGGCGATTGTCGTCGATGCCGTCGTGTATGGGCGGGCGCTGTCGTTGCCGCAACTCGCGGGCATGGCGTTGATTGTCGTCGCGAGTCTGGGCGTCAATCTCGGCTGGCCACTGCTTTCGATGTTGCGGCCCGGTGGACGGGCGCGGCATCACGCCGATTGAGTTTCAGCCGCGCTGCGTGCAGGCGGACCGCGCGCGCGTGGACTTTCAGATGCTGCTGGCGTTGAAGGCGTTGAACGAAACACCGGGCGTTGCGCCCGGTGTTTTTAGTCGTCGTAGTGAAAGCACCTCACTGCGGCAACACCTCCCCCTTCGTCTCCGGCGCAAACGGAATCACGAACAACCCGACGACAAACGCCAACGCCGTTAGCGCCACCGGCACGCCGAGCGTATGCATATGCAGCACGGCCGCCCCTAGCAAAAAGTTGACGCCCGCGCCGACAAACCGCCCGAACGACGTGCAGAACGCGAACGCTGTCGCCCGCACGCGGGTCTCGAACTGCTCCGGCAGCCACAAGCTGAACAACGCGAAATTACCGCCGAAAAATCCCAGCACGAAGAGCCACGCGATGAACGGCGCAAGCCCATTGGGCAGATAGAACGCCCAGCCGAAACTGCCGGCGATCGACACCGCCATACCCGTGAAGTAAACCGCCAGCGTCTTCTTGCGGCCAATGCGTTCGGCCAGCAGCGGCAACGCGAGACAGCCGAGAATCGTCGCAATCGACAGCAAGCCGGTGGCCAGCGACGCGGTTCTGATCGCATCGTTCTTCGCCATGCCGGCTTTCGTCGCCAGTTGAATCACCGCGGACGGCTCGTACACCGCGCCCGCCCACAAACCGACGATGGCGATCGTCAGCAGAATGCACGCGACCCACGTGCGGCGCCGGTAAGCCGGCCCGAGAATCTCACTCAGCGGCTTGGTGCGCACGGTGCGCGCTTCGGCTTTCTGCCACTTCTCCGACTCTTTCACGCGCAGCAAGATCAGAATCGCCACCACCACCGGCACCGCTCCAGTCAGGAACATCGCGCGCCAGCCGTAATGCACGCCGACCGTGTAATTGAGCGCCGCGGCCAGAAAGAAGCCGGCGTAGTAGCCCGTTTGCAGATAACCCGCGCCCATCTTGCGGCGATCTTCGGGCCACGACTCGGCCACATACGTGCCCGCCAACGCCCACTCGCCGCCAATGCCGACGCCGGCAATGAAGCGGTAGATGCCGAGCTCCCACACGTTGTGCGACGTCGCGGCGAGCCCCGTAAAAATGGCGAACGTGAAGATCGTGCCGGCCAGCACCTTGGTGCGTCCAAAGCGGTCGGCGAGCGGTCCCCAGATAAACGACAACCCCCACCCGACCAGAAACAGCGCGAACAGAATCGAACCGGCAAGGCCCACGTTCGCGGGTGTCGCCGCATAGCCCGAGCGCGGCAATAATTCGGTCAAGGCCGGAGTCAGCACGAGCGCATAGATGAACGAGTCCATCCCGTCGAGCGTCCAGCCGGCCCAAGCTCCCCAAAAACCTACAATCTGCGAACGATTGAGCGGCGTGCGACGCCGTGCAACCGACATGCGGTCGGTCAGTGAATTCATCATGCTCCTCCGGTCCTGCAAGTTGGCGTACTTTCGTACATATCGGGAACAACGGGATGGCGCGTTTGTGATGGAGTTGAAGTGCCGTGTTGCAACCACGGCGAGGGACATGGCCAGCGGTCTGCTGGAAAACATTCCGGGTTTGCCCACCTGTAAAACGCGTCTTTTTATATATAATATTTGATCTTATGAGCGACGCAACAGATGGTTTTCCCCTGGACGCCCCGGCGCGCACCCCGCTTCTGCCTGCGGCGGCGCCGCGCGAAAGCACGTCCCGCGTGATCGCGGAGGCGCTGCGCGCGGCGATTGTCGACGGTACGCTGGCGCCTGGCGCGCCGCTGCGGCAAGACGCCATTGCGCGGCATTTCTCCGTCAGCGCCATTCCTGTGCGCGAGGCGCTGCGCCAGCTGGAAAGCGAAGGCTGGGCGAAAGCCGCGGTGCATAAAGGCGCAACCGTCGCGCCGCTGTCGGCGGATGAAGCGCGTGAGATCTACGAGATCCGTTCGGCGCTGGAGAGCCTCGCCATCGGCCTCGCGATTCCGAATCACACCGCCGCCACGCTGCGCGAATCCGCGGACCTGTGCCGCGCAGCCGAGCGTGAAGCCGACCCGTCGCTGTACGTCACGCGCAACGCCGCGTTCCACATAAGCCTGTATGCGCCCGCCGCCCGTCCGCAACTGGAGGACATGATCGGCGCGTTGCATCGGCGCGGCGAACGGTATCTGCGGCTGAAGTTCGGGCTGCCGTCGTACAAGGGCGAATCCGACGAGGAACACACCGCCTTGCTCGACGCGGTGCAACGCCGCGATGTTCCAGCTGCGCAAGCGCTGGTGGTCGCGCATTTGCTCGGCACTGGCGACCTGCTCTACCGTTTCCTGACTGAACGCGCACAGGCGGAAGCCGCGCTAGCGAATCAACCCAAGCCGCGCGCAAGACGCACGCGCACCACCTCCGGGAGCTGAATCCGCCGATGAACCGATCCGCCGAAGCGTCACCCCCAACCCGTTCATGGACCACGCGCCGCGACGAAAAGAACCGGCGCCTGGCCGCCATTGCATCGTGGCTGGAAGACGGCGTACTGCCGACCCACCGCATCGTCGATGCGCTCGAAACGTTGATTCAACCCGGCGACCGCGTCGCGCTCGAAGGCGACAATCAGAAGCAGGCCGACTTCCTGTCGCGCTCGCTCGCCAAAGTGGATGCACAAAAGATTCACGACGTGCATCTGCTGATTTCAAGCATCAGCCGTCCTGAACATCTGACGCTGTTCGAACGCGGTATTGCGCACAAGGTCGATTTCTCATTCGCTGGACCTCAGAGCTTGCGGGTCGCGCAACTGCTCGAAGACGGCCAGCTGGAAATCGGCGCGATCTACACGTACGTCGAGTTGTACGCGCGGATGTTCGTCGATCTGACGCCGCACGTCGCGCTACTGTGCGCGGAGAAAGCCGACCGTCACGGCAATCTGTACACCGGCCCGAATACCGAAGACACGCCGACGATCGCCGAAGCCGCCGCGTTCCGGCACGGCATCGTGATCGTTCAGGTCAATGAGATCGTCGATGAACTGCCGCGCGTCGACATTCCGGGTTCGTGGGTCGACGTGGTCGTGCAAGCTGACCGGCCGTTCGCCGTCGAGCCGCTCTTCACGCGCGATCCCCGGCATATCGGCGACTTGCAGGTGCTCACTGCGATGATGGTGATTCGCGGCATCTACGCGCCGTACGGCGTGACGTCGCTGAATCACGGCATCGGCTTCGACACCGCGGCGATCGAATTGCTGCTGCCCACCTACGGCGAATCGCTCGGCCTGAAAGGCAAGATCTGCCGCAACTGGACCCTCAACCCGCATCCCACGTTGATCCCCGCGATCGAATCGGGTTGGGTTGAAAGCGTGCATTGCTTCGGCAGCGAAGTCGGCATGGAGGCGTATATCGAAGCGCGGCCGGACGTATTTTTCACCGGCAGCGACGGCAGCCTGCGTTCGAACCGCGTGCTGTGCCAGTTGGCCGGACAATACGGCGTCGATCTGTTTATCGGCTCGACGCTGCAGATCGACGCGGACGCGAATTCATCGACGGTGACGCGTGGGCGCCTCGCGGGTTTCGGCGGTGCGCCGAACATGGGTCACGATCCACGCGGCCGGCGTCATTCGAGCGAAGCGTGGCTCAAGCTGCTGAAGAATCAAGGGCCGGTCTCGCGCGGCCAGAAGCTGGTCGTGCAGATGGCCGAAACATACAAGAAAGGCGGCGAGCCGACTTTCGTCGATGAACTCGATGCGATCGCGGTCGGCGCGCAAAGCGGCATGCCGATCGCACCCGTGATGATTTACGGCGACGACGTGAGCCATGTGGTCACCGAGGAAGGCATCGCGCATTTGCACAAGGCCGAAGGGATCGACGAGCGGCGCGCGGCACTGGCAGCGGTGGCGGGCGTGACCCCGATCGGGCTGCGTGCGAAGCCGGAAAAAACGGCCGAGTTGCGCAGGCGCGGCATCGTTGCGTATCCGGAAGATCTGGGCATTCGTCGCGGCGAAGCGAAGCGTTCATTGCTGGCCGCACGCAGCATCGACGATCTGGTGACGTGGTCGGGCGGGCTTTACGCGCCGCCGGCGCGCTTCAGGAGCTGGTAACGATGGCGCCCGCTGTTTTGCTCGAGCGTGCGGATGAATCGTCCGGGCTCGCTACGTGCGATGCCTGGCCTGCAACGGCTGAGCCGCGCACCACGGCAACGCATGAGATCGCTTCCGATGATGCGGGACTTGCCCGGCTCGCCGTCACCGCGCTGATCGAAGAAGCTCAGCTCACGCCGAAACCCGCCCTGGTCGACCGGCGCGGCAGCGGCGCGCATCGCGACCTCGATCTGGCTACCATGCTGCGTTCCGCTCATTCGCTCGAGCCAACTTTCGCGGCGCTCGCGCGGGCATCGCGGCGGCGTGAACCGTCCGCGGTTTTGCGCGCTGAACTCGCGCAGATCGGCCGCGCGGGCGAAGTGGACATGCTGCGCGCCACCGGCGGCAGCAACGCGCATCGAGGCGCGATCTGGATTGTCGGCCTGCTGGTGGCGGGCGCCTCCGGCTCGGGCGGATCTGCATCCTTGCCGGCTGCGCACATCTGCACGCGCGCCGCGCGGATCGCCTGCTTCCCGGATCGCTTCGCCGCGCCCACCGGGAGCCACGGTGAACGCGTACGTCGGCGCTACCAGGTCGGCGGCGCGCGACGAGAGGCGCAAGACGGTTTCCCACACGTTATCGACGTCGGTCTGCCCGCGTTGTTAGCGGCGCGCGTTCGAGGCATCGACGAAGACGCCGCGCGCGTCGACACCCTGCTCTCGATCATGGCCTCACTCGACGATACGTGCCTGTTGCATCGCGCGGGCTTGCCCGGTTTGCACGCTGGACAACGCGGCGCGCGGCGTGTCCTCGACGCCGGCGGCAGCTCGACCGCAGCCGGCCGCGCCGCCCTTGCCGCGCTCGAACACGAACTGCTGTCGCTCAATGCATCGCCCGGCGGCGCAGCCGATCTGCTCGCCGCTACCCTCTTTCTCGACATGCTGGCGCATCACCACGCCGGCGGGAGCTCAGTCCCATGGAACATCTGACCTTCGACTATCCGGCGCAACGCGCCGTCACGACCCGCGCGCATGTCGGCGTGGTCGGTTCGGGCGACCTTGAAGTGCTGCTGTCGCCGGCCGATAGCACTGCCGGGTTGACCGCGCACGTGGTCGTGCGCACCAGCGTCGACGGCTACAGCCATATCTGGAAGAGCGTGCTCGACCGCTTCTTCACGCGCTACGACGGCGCCGCACAAATCGAAATCAACGACTTCGGCGCAACGCCGGGCGTCGTGGCATTGCGGCTCGCGGAAGCCGTCGAAGCCGCCGAACAGGGGGACGACGCATGAGTACAGTTGCTACGACATCAACAACGGGTGCCGCGCCGATGCTGCGCGAAAGCTTCATCGAATTGCCGGCGCGCGAGCGTGCCCGCACGCTGCTGGATGCGGGCACCTTCCGCGAATTGCTCGGTCCGTTCGACGGGATCAAGTCACCATGGCTGCCGCTGCAAGGCGTCGTCTGCCAGGCGGATGACGGCTGCGTGATCGCACGCGGCACTATCGACGGCGAACCGGCCGTGGTGGCCGCGATCGAGTCCGCGTTCCAGGGCGGCAGCATCGGTGAAGTGTCGGGAAGCAAGATTGCGGCCGC from Paraburkholderia sp. IMGN_8 encodes the following:
- a CDS encoding iron ABC transporter permease yields the protein MSDAVSAGPPAVTPTPARAHSRAPRGLFAAATLSALLVLLPIAFTFWRAASFGIGEAVDLIVRPLVGELLVNTLLIAVSTTLVSAVIGTAAAWFVERTHLPGRRAWAVLTAAPLAMPAFISSYAWVSLSLDLQDFAGALLVLTSAYFPLVYLPVAAALRGMDPALEESARALGCNRWTTFIRVVLPQLRPALLGGMLLVALGVLSEFGAFTLLRFRTFTTQIYAEYRTSFDGGGASLLACLLIVICLIVLAFEFRVRGAARYERFDRGTRRAVLRYELGAWRWIVVAGFAALAIATLGVPLGMIGYWLTQPGAAAVTPADVSPELLFNATISSLGFGLAAAALTTLLVLPLAFLLVRYPTRFATLFERTVFLAQGIPGLVIALAIVSLAVHALQPLYQSTTLLIIAYAILFMPVALVSVRAALMQAQPRLEETARALGLGWSQTVFRVLLPLAGPGLGAAAAMVFISVVTELNATLLLSPIDTQTLATQVWADTSTMAFAAAAPYAALLTGISLFASGLLFALLGKSALLGERS
- a CDS encoding ABC transporter ATP-binding protein — protein: MSELRIRGLQKSFDGHPVLHGIDLSIERGTLLALLGPSGSGKTTLLRLLCGFERADSGTVEIDGRRVAGENLHVPSEQRRIGYVPQEGALFPHLSVADNIVFGLPRAQRRARHRVAELLELVGLPANFGERAPQQLSGGQQQRVALARALAPSPTLVMLDEPFSSLDAALRLETRQAVVSALAATGATAVLVTHDQSEALSLGHEVAVLWQGKLIQTATPETLYRRPVTRELASFVGEAVLLPGVVEQDRVTCELGELPLCAPMGHGAVDVMVRPEQIRLLRADETMPNGAASYEAVVQDVIFQGQDAGVSLQLQSPAQTVVRARVPGYLTPRPGEHVRLAVDGDVTAYARG
- a CDS encoding iron ABC transporter substrate-binding protein, which gives rise to MAHSWFVTRLRIVSSAGALTLAALGTAPTAAHAASITLYNAQHEQVVNLLAKDFEKQSGISVKIRNGEGPAMAAQLVAEGAATPADVYFTENSPELTLLEEKGLLNKVDGSTLATVPARFNSPTGAWVGVTARESVLAYNTSKLQASQLPQSLFDLVKPEWKGKVGIAPSDADFLPLVSAVLALKGEAQTVQWLKGLKANAQIFDDEEGVVAAVNRGGVATGVVNNYYWDRLHAELGDAKTRSAVHHFGNGDVGALVNVSGAAVLKSAHNTDGAQKFLAYLVSERAQKLMANSHVMFEYPLHAGVAPDPILKPFAELSPPSLTIQQLGDDSQAGKLLRQAGLL
- the efeB gene encoding iron uptake transporter deferrochelatase/peroxidase subunit, producing MANDHPSRPARRGFLKAGGAAVAAGASLGAGLGTPQAALGKTPAHNADPQMAVEPFYGAHQGGIVTPQQSHTYVAALDLTTDKRDDVIALLRAWTDAAARLTQGATAAPLPPGDVGGDKAAPDSGDVLGLGPAGLTITFGFGPGLFTHEGKDRYGLAARRPAALVDLPRFNGDQLIAEKTGGDLFIQACANDQQVAFHAVRQLARLGYGVATMRWGQSGFLSGPRGQTPRNLMGFKDGTNNPSTAKPQLMNEFVWAGATADAPWMEGGTYTVVRRIRITLEHWDNTELGFQEQVFGRHKYSGAPIGKKNEFDPVDLKEEDKDGNPVIPENSHVRLSNQASNNGAQILRRSYSYNEGTNFYIERWPPWRQETEYDAGLIFVAHQSDPRTGFIPINDKLAKFDMMNQFTTHVGSAVFAVPPGAKPGSYIGAGLFET